The Festucalex cinctus isolate MCC-2025b chromosome 14, RoL_Fcin_1.0, whole genome shotgun sequence DNA window aATAACAACGCTTTATAAGGTGCCTCCATCTGCCATGCAGAATTAACGGGAGCTCGGTGGCAAGTTTTCATGTTTTACTCATAGCGCTTCCCTCTTTTAACCCCCCCACCTCCTCTCTACTGATTAGaagtttgttgttgctgttgtttacTTGAGGTAGTAAATGTTTTAGCACTTTTCAAATACACTCTGgggtcacaacattaggtacgccTGAGCGATCATGCAAAAAGATGAACAGTATTTAAACATTGATAGACTGCTTTATTAATCACAAACACGTAACAGATGAGAATTATAACAGAGAAAAGACAAAGTTCAAGTATAAAAGTTTGTTCATTCGAGAGGAGTaggaacaagtaaaaaaaaacaaggaaaaacaaaaaaatctcccTTTCAAAGACATTCGAAGCAAAGACGGTAACAGATGTTAATTATTTTCACTCATCTAATATAACACGGGTGCGCAAACGTTTGAGTTGAAgagccacatttgatttttaatatAAACAGATGGGCCAGATCGTTTATAGCAAGATGAGGAAAAAAAGGCAACGTGCTCAGTGATAGAAGATTTAATAATAaaccattttaaataaatgaaataaaaacgttAAGTACGCTGGCGTTGAAACCTCCTTgatcacaatttggtaaattgcaatgtttttttttgtttgtttgtttttatttcacaaatctagATTATTGGTGTCCTCTTTggtgatgcaatgttaatcgttcaacaaatgtgacattttttttcgggggggggttatttacaatttcagtaaTTCAAAAAGTGCAGTTGAAGCAGCTCTACTGGTacatgggctccctctagtggtatgcaaaATAATCACTGCCTAAGTGCGGTTCAGTTGTATTCAACTTTTAaggtcaaaacattttcatttaatatcctaagcatgttttgtttttaagcatttatttaGATACAATTATTATTTGACTTTCATGTGCAatgcattttaattgaatcattacttatattaatattaatattaatattaaatataggCTACATTTGAGGattgtttttaatcaacatcTAGGCATGCtatagtaatttattttaatgtttataaTAATGtatgtgaatattttttccaagtgGCACTGAGTGTAAAAAATACTTACTTAGCTTTATTATGATGAATGAATAAACTTATAAATGAATGCAAGAAATATGTCCTATAATTGCTTGGTTCGCCATACtttaactttttaattttttttactgtgacgTCTTTTTGCATCTCATCAATCTGCCCGCCTTTTTCGCCCTCCTCCCCATCAGAAGCTGACCAACGTGCGCATAATGAAGGAGAACATGCGGACGGGGAACCTCCCAGCCAACATGAAGAAGAACCGCGTACTTCAGATCATCCCGTGTAAGGAATACTTTGATTCCTCCCCCACCTCCGCAGTTCCATTATACATCGCATCCGAGTCGCATCAAAGTGAGGGGTGACATCTGTATCGATGACATAAAACGGACGTGCGGCTAGTTATGTAGTAATCGTATATCACATTTGAATTAAGCATCAAGTGCAATTACCAGAATAACTACAACACTCCTTTAGTTTGTCTTTCAGAGATTATAaatcacacattaaaaaatatttgaatgatTCATTTCAGAACATAAAGGCAACACGGTGGacaagtggttagcatgtctggctCACTGTTGAGAGTTTGAATCTCAGGTCTGGACCCCCTaaatggaatttgcatgttaaaTTGGAGGCCCGTGATGTACGAcacctctcgcccaaagtcagtGGGATAGGCCGCAGTTCACCCCAATGGAAAACAGATGAATGTCGTCACTTGTTGCCAGGCAGAATTCATTGCTTCCTATGTTTaggctaattaaaaaaatagcctAACCCAGCCAAATGCGCTACCTAGAACTGGATTCACAAATAGAGAAAGCACTTGAATTTTCATTGAATCTCTGCTCTGTATTATCTATAAAATAGATCTCAGAGTTCTCTTACTGTTTTGGACCCAAGTGAcactttttcctcttcttcctaCTTTTATTGGCTCGAAAAAGTTCtcctttcttttttgtcttttttttccctggcacAGATGATTTCAACCGAGTCATACTTTCAGTGAAACGAGGGCAGGAGTTCACCGACTACATCAATGCCTCCTTTATTGACGTAAGCCGCCGCCGCGACCTCCTCTATAGATTTTCCCATAGAAGTATAAATATAAAGCTCATCGGCTGCTTCTGAAACGATGCAAAACATCATTCCCCGAGTGTTGCGCTGTGCCCTCCAGGGCTACAGGCAGAAGGACTATTTCATCGCAACCCAGGCCCCCCTGTCTCACACGGCGGAGGACTTCTGGAGGATGGTGTGGGAGTGGAGGTGCCACTCGATCGTTATGCTCACTGAACTAAAGGAGAGGGAGCAGGTGCAGCACGCCGCATGCTTTCTACTAGCTTATTGCAACACGTTTCCCtgcattttgtgcttttttttctttctttttcccctccccgTCCTCTCATGTGGCAAAGTACATGTCAAACCTTTCCCAACAGGAAAAGTGTTTCCAGTATTGGCCATCAGAGGGCAGTGTGACATTTGGAGAGTACACGGTGGAGCTGAGTGGAGACTCACAGGGCGAAACCTTCACTCTCAAGGACTTGGTGCTCACCTGCAGAACAGTACGTTGCACAAACACAGGAGCAAACATTTTGTTGAGTTAATAATAACTCAGAAAATATCGTAATGGAACatctggtgtttttttgttttttaagtctgcATTTGCACATTTGACAGTTTTCAACTACTGTTTGTGTCAATACGGGAGCACCTTGTATTTGTAGTTGCGACGTTTGACTTACAGTTCACAGGCTCAAGTTTTATTCTTGGGTTAACAATTACATgttaagaaaaatacattttcagtaaaagttgaaatgattatcaaaaaaatgttgttgttttttgccattTGTCATTTTCTAAATCTATTCCGAGCAACTACTATAGTAATTTGTAACTTCTAAGTACAGTATCATccatttgaatttaattttaaaatatttagttACATTAACATTTAtgtgaaatgtattttaatgcaatcatttttgtttttctatattTAGGTACagtgttaatgttcaaactgtgccTAATGTTACTGTGACTTACaataagaaatatatttttgagaaTTAAAACCTCTGCTTAGGTCCGCTATGTTACTGCATTTAAATTTTGTCCAATATGGTGGGACTTAGCataataatgctaatgctaacacataatggtaAACTGCAGTACATAAGCAATGGCTCACCATTAGTATCAATGAATTGGTTTTGTAACCCTTTTTTTATGTAACGGATATTTAAACACTGTGTAGACAGACAATTTAATATAACCATGCTCACTGTCAAATTCTTTATCCCCTGCGAAGAACCACTAATATTACTTCTGAGGAGCTGTGACATGTCATCTGTCTCCATATATATCCGTATGTCTACCTGTAAACTGCCCACAAGAGGGCAAGAGTGCACCAGAATAAAtagcatttttattatatataaagaATACGATTATCGAAAGGTGTTTTGCATGCAAGTGTAATGTAGCTTCCTTTTTCACTGTTGAATTGTGAAATAATATCTCGTCCGCGCACCGCCAGGAGAACCAGTCTCAACACGTCCGTCATTTCCACTTCCACGGATGGCCTGAGATCGGCATACCGGCGGAGGGCCGAGGGATGATCGACATCATCGGCTCGGTGCagaggcagcagcagcagtccgGGAACCGTCCCATCGTGGTGCACTGCAGGTGAGGTCAAGACTGCCCGGAAACATTTTGACTTGAGTTGTGGATGGCTGATATTGGAAGGCGTTTTCCTTCTAaacgatccattttttttttttttttcctttggagAACGTCTGTTACAAGAAAGTCGCCGTGTTGCCTCAGTGGAGCCGCTGTTCTTATGCCTAAACCACTTATGTGATCCTTTATAAAGACTTCTCAGTGGATGCTTTGATCAGAACCTAGCTTCAGGTGAAGTGATTCTAAAGCGGCGACGGCCCGGTGGGATCGATCCAATCCACCCATTCGCAGTCAATTAAAACCTCTCAAAGTGAAATATCCTCTGACTCCCCACTATGATTAATCTGATAAGATGAGCTAACGACAGGAAATGGTGTCATCACTCCGCTCTTTGCCTTCATCACCGCTTGTCTAAGAGGGGCTTTTTAAAGCCGTTCCACCCGCCTCCCGGGAGCGGGGCTAACCCTCGGCGATCCCCCGGCGTCTCGCCGCACTCGTCCAAATTGCACATCACTCCGGCGCGCGCTCCCTCGCCGTCCCGCCATCACGAGTAAACATCGTCTCAGTCAAACACTCAGCTTCCACGCTGATTAGTGTTAGCGTTCGGATTAGCCTCTCCTTAAGTGCAGGGTGGAGGGGGGGGATTATTAGCACCATTAGCCCAGGCAGAGGTCACCTTTTCTCTCGCCGAACGATGCATTCAAATGGATGAAAAGCATACATGCTCAGGGATAAGACGCCATATTTGGTCACCTAAGTGGGTGTTTAAAATGGACCTTCACAGTGATACAGGAAAATGGTGCAAAAAGATACAGCGACTTTTAGCCATGGCTATTTTTATATAGAGcaacaattttctatttttaacttCCAGTGACCAGTATAAGAGCATGTCAGAGTGATAATACCAAATTTAGCACATCTGTTCCCTATTCGCACCTTAGACCTTGTAACATTACAAGTCACGTGCAAGGTTATTTTTGTTatctaaaattaatgaaaaaaactaaaatttaaaaaaaaatcattaacgaaataaaatacaaacgaaaatgctttttaaaaaacgaaaactaactgaaactacattttatgtttacaaaactaattaattcatttaatgcatgagccttgtGGGATGatcttaaatgtgattttaactagatgtattttcatattaaccggaataacgaataaagtattttttattattattattattttttattttgacgtttgaaaagtgtcacacagaagtgacgtcatcgagcagccgccaatagaaaagcaccttcagatgacgtcgctctcatggtgtttttttttaaatattacgcacaacttttaaaaataaaaataaaaatactgaaactaactataactaaaactaagcatttaaataaaaataaaaactactaaaaacagaaccatcctaaaaactaattaaaactaaataaaaaactaaataaaaaaataaaaaaataaataaataaataaataaaactaaaatgacaaattccaaaactataacaactcTGGTCACATGACACTGAGGAGagaaaattgtgtttgtgtgttgagTTATTTTGCGGCACCAGAATATTTTCTGACAGTAACCACTCATTCCCTCAATAAAGAGATTGTCTACTCCTCTTTTCATCGTCTGAGAAGATGCTGCAAGGTTTTACTGACCCTgaaagtctggaaaaaaaagttttatcttGAAGATCAGTTGCATCCACCTATGTTTCTGTCAAAACACGTATCTCAGGGGGGAAAGTAAGCCCAGAAGCTtccaaaaatgagttaaaaaaaacaaaaaaaacaaccatgtttgGACAGCTTCTTCAAAAAGGAGAACGGGCCAAAAAAATGAGACAGAAGAAGAGTGGACACCTTCCAAGAAAAAGAAAGGAGTTTTTAATTCAATATCGACAGTCCTCTATGCATCGAACCGCTCTGCGTGGTATGCGGCGACTGGCTCGCAAATGAGCCAATGAAGTCATCAAAACTGCCTTGGCACTTGAAACCCAAGCATCCGGCATTAAAAGACAAGCCTTTGGAGTTTTctcaaaggaagaaaaaaaaaaaggaaaaaaacaaaaaagattacCCCAATGGAACCTGCTCGTTGAAGAGAAACACTAATTACAACAACATCATTCAGCGGAACGATGACTTATACATTTAACAGGCATGTGCATCTCGCCAATAAAAGACAATTCGATACGTATCTCCATACATGGGGTGTAATGCTATTCAAGGATGGTTCGGTCCAGTAAGTAGAACAATGGGATTTGGTTCGAagagagtgattttttttcttttatttaaatttggttAATAGATTTTAGAGCAGATTTGTTAGGTTGTTGATgcttcatttttgtttagttttcagtAGTTTTCGTAttagtttatatttttaaaatggtgtGTTTGTtgagtgcaagaaaaaaaaagaatcgcaAAATATTGTGGAATAAACTACAgtggtcatgactagggtcatgcaagggttatgtttactgtcatgactagggtcatgcaagggtcatgcttactgtcatgcaagggtcatgcttactgtcatgactagggtcatgcaagggtcatgCGTAatttcatgactagggtcatgcaagggttatgtttactgtcatgactagggtcatgccagggtcatgcttactgtcatgcaagggtcatgCTTACtgccatgactagggtcatgtaagggttatgtttgggtcatgaccgtgaggtcaagtgtctgttttgaacggatgtaaccagcatctagtttcaactagtaagacgcgatgtgatgtcaagaaactttaatctatttatctggtcaacagccaatcagataataccatggcagtcctgttacccacatgtctagccacagccaatcagattgattcgctgtctatataagccagtctgagaagtgtgtgtttttttggatTATTACCTGTGTTCCTCTGTGGAACCctcattgtttctcgttttttttttttttttttttgtagttactTGTAGCTTTAATAACCTTGGTAACAATATGTCAAATCTGTCCAAAGCCCAACCGATTCACATTATTTAAATTTCAAGAAACAACAAATGATCAGCAACATCAAACCAATTCATACCAACTTTTtgatcgcttttttttttttttttttttattaatgggtTCAAGCTATTTTGAGAccgatttcattcattcatatactgatgcactcacatcttttaaatgaaaaccccgatttttccattaaaattattgttttgttacacCCTTaatatttaatctttttttatttgattccaTGACTGAATATTAATGTCCTGTGGATctggtcccaaaaaaaaaaaaaggttgggaaCCACTGGACTATGATGCACTTACATCTGCTTACAGttaatttatcattattattattattattaggagaCTTTGACCAATATGCATTTCTAACACCTACTTAATGCAATTAAGTTCAGTTGATAATTTCAACTTGTGAGGTGAAATGAGAAAGTCTCAAAGGCGCCGTGCGGCGATATTGATTGCATGACACAAGTGTGACACGGTTTCCCGCCTTGATCTTTCAGTGCCGGCGCGGGTCGGACGGGGACCTTCATCGCCCTCAGCAACATTCTGGAACGCGTGAAGGCAGAAGGCCTGCTGGACGTCTTCCAGACCGTCAAGAGTTTACGCATGCAGCGGCCGCATATGGTGCAGACCGTggtaatgtttgcaaatgagacacaaaaacaacaaatcctGCTCGCGCCGTTTGCGCCGCGCATGTTAACACGTCGCGTCTCAAcgcggtgtttattttttatttgcggTTTTGTTTTCCAGGAGCAGTACGACTTCTGCTACCGAGTGGTGCAGGATTTTGTCGACATCTTCTCAGACTACGCCAACTTTAAATAAGGCGCCTTTTTGAACATCTGCTTTCCAATTAACTTATGCAatggacttcttttttttttgggttggttGAATGTACATTTTCTAAAGTTTTACATTTTGTATCATACTGTAATATAAGCAAACATATCGGTCCCTTTGCGGAAGTCTTTTAGGATTACATTTTACTTGAAAATATTTGCTTTGTACATTAAAATATGTAGAGTTAAGATTATgtaaatacagtggtgccttgagatacgagttacCCCATATgtataataccccgtggcattatgggaaggtatgctaactttgtagcatgtagcctacaagtacggtCGAACATTTTTGCGAGTATGttggaacgtatttgcgagtatgttcgaacgtatttacgagtatgttcgaacgtatttgcgagtatgttcgaacgtatttccgagtatgttggaacgtatttacgagtatgttcgaacgtatttgcgagtatgttcgaacgtatttatgagtatgttggaacgtatttgcgagtatgttcgaacgtatttacgagtatgttcgaacgtatttgcgagtatgttcgaacgtatttgcgagtatgtttgaccgtatttgcgagtatgttggaacgtatttgcgagtatggtggaacatatttgcgagaatgttcgaacgtatttgcgagtatggtggaacatatttgcgagaatgttcgaacgtatttgcgagtatgtttgaccgtatttgcgagtatgttggaacgtatttgcgagtatgttcgaacatacttgccaaccaaaaatgtttactccacattggcagctctacgcttccgtaggtTACGATCATGgtcacgtaaaaaaataaaaataaaatggacttGGATCTCAAGGCACCTCTGTGTGCAGGTGTAGCTCAGTAAATTTGAATATTGAAGAAAATTCAGTTCAAAAGGTGAAACGCGTATTGCATAGATTCATTTAAAATACAGGAAATACTTTTTAGAAGTGcaatttttacataattttatatatatatatatatatatatatatatatatatatatatatatatatatatatatatatatatatataaatgttctAAGATGATTTTTTTGGGATGATATTCAAATTGATTGATCCGCACCTGTATTTGTCAGCATTGAATTGCTCACTTCCTACCTAAAATTAATCCATAACGAAAAGCATTCTGAACTCTTTCTGCTTTACTCTCTATTAGCCACAATGCCTTTTCTTGACACACGCATGTATATTTTCTCTTTGCTGCAAACACATTGCAATGTGTTTGAAGGGTCAACATTCAAAAAGTCACATTAAGGACCTTCTTTCTAATGTCAAATAACGTAACGCGCATTCGATTCTGTCGGTAAAAAGTCTTCACTTGGTCTGGTATGAATAAGTTAGCGGCCGCTGTCTGTTGTCATTTGATTCAACGTGGCCAACTTTCTTCTCTTGCCCGTGGCCATGTTACTTAGTGCTTGGGTGCCCGACACTGCAAAATGCCATTAACCCATATTGAAAATAATGTCTAATCACGTCGagaaaaacatgtcattcatacgtgtttttttttttttttccccctctggctGCCAAGTATCATATTCcgcttttttccctttttaaacAGGCTTGCCATTTCCCCGGCATGCATGTTTGATTAGAGGCTCTGAAAAACACTTCTAATCGTGAAATATTTGTCACCGAGTGACGTGTTTAGTTTTTAACGACAACCAGAAGACATTTTGAACTTTTACTGCTTTTAAATCAGAAGTTTAATAGTTAAGCAACTATGTAATATGTATAATGTTGTTGCTGAATAATTTAGTGAATATTATTTATGACGGACGTGCTTGATAACGGACAAATAAGGGTTTTGCTCATACGAAAGATTTAGCtgcatttttccacattttgacAATAATTGCAAGTATGAATATAACACTTTTGCTTTTACTTCCATTTTTAaatccaattatttttttcctatgtATACAAACTGTCCATTTCTCTTAAATACATTCTGTAATCTGTCTAAATTTTAGTGAGCGCTTCTCTTTTGCCGATATAATCCATCCACCTCTCATACTCATTAGATAgtgttgtgggggggggggggggaaatacatattgtatttgtttattgtcTTGGAAAAGGGTCAGACAATTTGACATCAAGACTTGCAGTATCTCAACGGTTGGCCATGTTTTGCACAAAAGTACACAAATGAGAACCGACAGTTAATTGAAAGTGCATGAAGCTACGACTAATACTACTACCGTATACTTTCCCTTACACGTAATCAAAATGGAGTTCACTTGTCACAAGAACGTGTACCTTGGTGAACAAAAATGACTGCATCATGCGGTTGATCAGCATCTTTACATGCTACACCTGCGAGGTGAATGGATTCTTTCGGCAAAGAAGTGCTCACGAACAGATTTGAGAGTCGGTCTGTTGTGTAGTACATTTTTGTTTCGCGTCTAATGAAACAGGGAATGCTCAGcctttctgcaaaaaaaaaaaaaaaaaatctatacagtatttttaaGACTCCTGCTTACATTTAACGCGAAGTAAGCTCGGAAGAACTTTTCTAGGTAAGTCATTTTGTGCGTTGTGGTCGTCACGAAGCTTTATTCGAGTGCTTTCGTTTGAAGTCAACGATAATTGTAATAGCTTTGAGGCCTTGTAagctgctccaaaaaaaaaaaaaaaaaaagtggctgccATGGAACTTTCTGCCTTTTTGGAGTCTCTTGTACCAAGTtgattcaaataaataatacatgggAGAGAAATGTCTGCGCTGTTTGTCTTGTTCCCAACAggtgcacatgcacacaaatataTTGCAGGTCTCATGCCGCTTCAATCCTCACGGCGACGACGCTCTCGAGCACTTAGGCGCCTCCATTAGCGGCGTCGAGTGTACCATTAGCGTGTGAATGTGTCACACCTGCAGAGAAAGGGGATTATAACCTGACAcctataaaataaaagcttcttTCTCGGTGCGCCACATGCTAACGAGGCTAATGCAGAGGTGAGTGGCTTGGGTGCGCTCGGTATTTGCAACCATCGCTGATGATGTGACATTGTTGACCGTTTCCATGCAGAAAGTTGGGCAGCTGCGATGGAGGCCAGTTGCAAAGCGGTGGTGCGCGTGTTGTTGTTGGCCTTGCTGCTGCAGGCGGCGTCGGGCCAGCACTGGTCGTACGGGTGGCTGCCAGGCGGCAAGAGAAGTGTGGGCGAGCTGGAGGCCACCATAAGGGTGAGTGGAACAGGTcacttttagtttattatgaatattaaatcctttttttattttattattttttatttacagctcatttttttgtttttcataaaaatatatattttatttgttatttaaaaaaatacaattttgggggggtttgttTGGCTTTTAGATAATGGAGGATAAGCCGTTTTAGATTGGATAGATGGGTGTgtattcttgtttttatttatttttttcaattgttacattttattttatcattaactaaaaaatacaattacatttattcaattttgtttatttagaattaatttcatttttttatattttacttgacatttttaaatatatgtttatatttcatcttttaGGTACTTTAggatatttgtacattttttcaatAAGATCTTCTACTGATCATGTTTTCTTTATTACATGGAACgatatagaatatttttttccaatattttttgcaatttggtaaaattttcaatttgttttatttattgtttttatattttatttattttttattttatttttttatgttcttgttttggggtatttttcattgtttattttttatatatttttatttcttttatgaacttttatatattttttctctttcgtaattcatttcaatgtagtactttttaattttttgattctttttttattctttgtaattattttctttttttttgctttcctatttattattgaattataattattctattttataatctttttcatttttttatttaactaattttttttttatgtatataatttattttatttatttatttttccattttcttcaTACTGAGGTTGAAAAATTGTCTCCTTTCCTCTTGCATTGCACTTAGATGATGGGTACGGGGGGCGTGGTGTCTCTTCCCGAAGAGGCGAGTGCCCGAACCCATGAGAGACGTCGACCATACAATGTAGTAAGTGTTTATTATACATAATTGATGGCGGATGTCTCCCTCAATTGTGCAATATTAATGTACACCGCAGCAGAGTTGCGTCGCTGTGCTCCTCGAGCAGCTGCGACACCATACAAAATGCTCAATTaccttgttttttaaatgtcatttttttccttgtctcttttttttgtgcatggtTAAATATATGCGTAGCCCccaacacccccacccccccaacatTGACTTCCGCTTCTGCAAATATGCTCCGTTTGAAGTGCTTACgacaaattaaatgaaatattaaagaGGTCTCATTCCAATCTCTGcagatggatgatgatgattcccATCATTTTGAGCGAAAGAAAAGGTTCTCGTATAAATGAAAAGAGGGGAAAAGAGACAATTTACATGATTATCTACCGCAGAGatggatccccccccccccgagggCAACACATTTATTGCACCAGTGTCATTGATAGGCATGTCTGTGGCATTCAAATCATGTGAAATTGTAATAAACTCTTTTTGAAGCCTCATCAACTTATTTATTCAATTTGAGTTGCGAAAGCGAGACCTGACTGTCATGTGTTCATTGCGAGcgtgtaataataaaaagaagggggggaaaaaaaacaacctttgacACCTCTTAAGTGGatgaaattgcttttttttttttctttttttttttttgtcaagcagCCGCGACCGACAAGCATGACGAATCCGTGACGGCGGTGATGCTAGCGTGACAGCAGCTGCTGATTAAGACAATTTATCACAAATCAGTGACATCACTCCACGTGTTACACTTGGACACGTTCCCTTGTCGTTCACACCGTATGAACTCTGTGCCAAAGTTAACGCGTACACGCGGAACGAGTCGCTTCTTTGTCGAATGTAGCAGGTTTTCGCGCAAAAAAATAAGCGTAAATAGTAGAAAAGGAATGTATTTTGCGGGCTTGTACATTTGAATATtataaatttgaatattgtggaaaattccgttcaaaaagtcaaacttgtATTGCATAGATTCATTTAAAATACAGGAAATACTTTTTAGAAGTGCAATttttacataattaaaaaaaaataattatgacgGTGTTatgatatatgtatatatatatatatatatatatatatatctcaagGTATCaagtaataccttttaaaaccacattttgccacttgctgtcaactgatgacatCATACGTGCTGAGGTAACggttaatgaccaatcatagctcagttaacgtcacatgaccaaacccagaaaacagtggAATATGGTAAATGGCAAATAAtccaggcaaaatattaacttattactgctgaaaatgaccgaatgagtcaagtatccctagaATGGATACAAATAATAATTTCGAGAAGTGGTAGTAATTTTAGCAGGGCAGTCGGGTATTTCCGAAAAGTTGGACGTAACAAGcataaatagtgtttttttctgaGGAAAAACTCCAAATGTTATGGAAGTGAAGACGAAATGTTGGATAAATGAAATCATAATATCACGGGGGTAAGTTGagttacaaaaataattttaaaatagtcATACTATCGTTCTTCTATTCTTGTGTTATATTGAAATTCCGTGGCAAAATATCGCATTTTCAGAACATAGTAAGTTATTTGTAGTCTTATTACTACTTTTTtccctccactttttttttttttttgtagaagtaTATTTTTTCTTAGAGACCTGTGACTTTTcttataaaaatacaatatatatccAACTTCTGCATACTTTTTGTCTTATTGCAACTTATTAAATTCTTGCGCAACTGCTCAACCTCTCCCCTCG harbors:
- the gnrh3 gene encoding gonadotropin-releasing hormone 3, whose product is MEASCKAVVRVLLLALLLQAASGQHWSYGWLPGGKRSVGELEATIRMMGTGGVVSLPEEASARTHERRRPYNVMDDDDSHHFERKKRFSYK